A single genomic interval of Pseudochaenichthys georgianus unplaced genomic scaffold, fPseGeo1.2 scaffold_510_arrow_ctg1, whole genome shotgun sequence harbors:
- the LOC117442952 gene encoding tripartite motif-containing protein 16-like translates to MAQQVSLGREKLSCSICLDILKDPVAIPCGHSYCMSCIKDCWGKEDEEKTYSCPQCRQSFKPRPALVKNTMLAELVEELKKIGLQDASPDLSIATPGDVVCDCCYGVKLKAFKSCLVCMASFCEQHLQPHFDVAPLKKHKLVEATSKLQENICSRHDEVMKIFCRTDQQSICYLCSMDDHKGHDTVSAAAERADRQKELGVSRGEVQQRAQDREKDVKALQQRVEAINRSADEAVRDSEEIFTELIHLIEKRSSEVKQKIRAQQKTQVSRAQDVEEKLQQEITELRRTDAELLQLSHTEDHLHFLNNYPSLSRLSESEDLPSIDICPLRLFEDVTAAVSETRDKLQGVVTEEWGNISLAVTGVDVLKTQAEPRTRAAFRRYSRQIALDPNTAHRRLSLSDGNRKATVMKVDQPYSAHPDRFVDHCQVLSTEGLTGRCYWEVEWSGRAYIAVAYKDINRTGTAKECGFGCNNKSWALDCNSGGEYTFYHQNISAPVSGPPSSRIGVYLDHRAGSLSFYSVSDTMTLLHREQTTFTQPLYPGFLLLYTPGSSAELCELK, encoded by the coding sequence ATTAAAGACTGCTGGGGtaaggaggatgaggagaaaACCTACAGCTGCCCACAGTGCAGGCAGAGCTTCAAACCGAGGCCTGCCCTGGTGAAAAATACCATGCTTGCAGAGTTAGTGGAGGAACTGAAGAAAATAGGGCTTCAAGATGCTTCACCTGATCTTTCCATTGCAACACCTGGAGATGTGGTCTGTGATTGCTGCTACGGGGTGAAGCTGAAAGCCTTCAAGTCCTGTCTGGTGTGTATGGCCTCTTTCTGTGAGCAACACCTCCAACCTCACTTTGATGTCGCTCCATTAAAGAAACACAAGTTGGTTGAAGCCACCTCAAAGCTTCAGGAGAACATCTGCTCTCGCCACGACGAGGTGATGAAGATTTTCTGCCGCACCGATCAGCAGAGCATCTGTTATCTCTGCTCCATGGATGACCACAAAGGCCATGACACCGTCTCCGCTGCAGCAGAGAGGGCTGACAGGCAGAAGGAGCTCGGGGTGAGCCGGGGAGAAGTCCAACAGAGAGCCCAGGACAGAGAGAAGGACGTCAAGGCGCTTCAACAGAGGGTGGAGGCTATCAATCGCTCCGCTGATGAAGCAGTGAGGGACAGCGAGGAGATCTTCACTGAGCTCATTCATCTCATTGAGAAAAGAAGCTCTGAGGTGAAGCAGAAGATCAGAGCCCAGCAGAAAACCCAAGTGAGTCGAGCTCAAGATGTTGAGGAGAAGCTGCAGCAGGAGATCACTGAGCTGCGGAGGACAGACGCTGAGCTGCTGCAGCTGTCTCACACCGAGGACCACCTGCATTTCCTCAACAACTACCCCTCACTGTCCCGTCTGAGTGAGTCTGAAGACTTACCCAGCATTGATATCTGTCCTCTGCGCTTATTTGAGGACGTGACCGCGGCGGTGTCAGAGACCAGAGATAAACTGCAGGGTGTTGTGACTGAGGAGTGGGGAAACATCTCTCTGGCAGTGACTGGAGTGGATGTTTTAAAGACCCAAGCAGAGCCCAGAACCAGAGCTGCATTCAGGAGATATTCTCGTCAAATCGCATTGGACCCAAATACAGCACACAGGCGGTTGTCATTGAGTGACGGGAACAGGAAAGCAACAGTGATGAAAGTAGATCAGCCATATTCTGCTCACCCAGACAGATTTGTTGATCATTGTCAGGTCCTGAGTACAGAGGGTCTAACTGGACGTTGTTACTGGGAGGTGGAGTGGAGCGGGAGAGCTTATATAGCAGTGGCATACAAGGATATTAACAGAACTGGGACAGCTAAGGAATGTGGATTTGGATGTAATAACAAATCTTGGGCATTAGATTGTAACAGTGGCGGTGAATATACATTCTACCATCAAAATATTTCTGCTCCCGTCTCAGGCCCTCCGTCCTCCAGAATAGGAGTGTACCTGGATCACAGAGCaggttctctctctttctacagcGTGTCTGACACCATGACCCTCCTCCACAGAGAGCAGACCACCTTCACTCAGCCTCTCTATCCTGGGTTTCTGCTTCTATACACTCCTGGAAGCTCAGCTGAGTTGTGTGAGCTGAAGTAG
- the LOC139433485 gene encoding uncharacterized protein, whose translation MHWMHKRKSSGNRRKSSGNRRKSSGNRGKSSGNRRKSSGNRGKSSGNRRKSSGNRRKSSGNRREELRKQKEELRKQKKSSGNRGRAQETEGRAQETEGRAQETEGRAQETEGRAQETEGRAQETEGRAQETEGRAQETEGRAQETEGRAQETEGRAQETEGRAQETEGRAQETEGRAQETEGRAQETEEELRKQKEELRKQKEELRKQKEELRKQREELRKQKEELRKQREELRKQKEELRKQREELEMEVEIAASRAKMNVLRRSGRSRAASNSSVSPNGMHSYLERGRKEATLSAGAKTFVPDTNRPTGGQSDAQFSHREHEVANGHLQHQATRISEANIHQSSTQSHPQLQHQSNHPAALAPSSRAQNPLLNVLERQNEITSMLVQQQSLSFLPKREIQIFDGSPFQYQAFIRAFEHSFEEKTHNPKDRLYFLEQYTRGQPLELVRSCQHMAHDRGYAKAKALLQEHFGNAQKIVSAYMEKALSWQPIRVEDVRALQAYGLFLRGCCNVMEELEFMCELNMPSNMLAIIKKLPYKYRDKWRTLAYDLQKRQGRRATFTDIVNFIKRQVDIVSDPLFGDIQDTPPAANKDVRKATFEPRSRMRGSSFATTITTANKVEPGIRMKERGSLDTTVCLFCGGGHTLDLCFQLERKAHSEKIAFLREHGVCFGCLCIGHMSKDCRKRLSCKVCSLKHPSILHIYQKEKENDTMQAKGKAVSSALISVQSSGLTGAGEPDCTLSIVPIQVKSKKGHETIITYAFLDPGSSASFCTERLMNKLNLRGRRTDILLRTMGQEKIVGSHIVSDLHVAGLDSSHYCELPDTYTQKTMPVHRGNIPRQKDLQRWPHLKHVMITEIDSDVDLLIGTDVPQALEPWEVIRSVDGGPYAVKTMLGWTVNAPLRGDRSSEMTCGQPDVTVNRISVANLEDLWKQQLKADFPECSQDEQMGPSREDCHFMEYVTKSAKLMDGHYCIGLPLRKRDVSMPNNRRVAEQRTLSLKRRFDKDVSFHADYTAFMNDILSKGYAEKVPVVDLERSDGRVWYIPHHGVYHPKKKKIRVVFDCAATFQGTSLNAQLLQGPDLTSTLVGVMTRFRKEPVVLMADIEAMFHQVRVPAEDSDLLRFLWWPNGDHHQNLEEHRMVAHLFGATSSPSCASFALRKCAEDHREQFSPKVINTVLHNFYVDDCLTSVVSEEEAVELYHDLCALCAQGGFHLTKWISNRRTVLAAIPSMERAKEVKDLDLDNDTLPVERALGVQWCVESDVFKFKIMIKDKPITRRGILSMVSSIFDPLGILAPVVLSAKMILQDLCRRELGWDDIIPASAAQEWNNWLKELCNLEEFKVDRCLKPVDFGEVTSAQLHHFADASEDGYGTVTYLLLHNIKAQVHCVFIMGKARVAPLKPITIPRMELTAAVVASRMDKMCRKELQMQLKDSIFWTDSTSVMKYISNETLRFRTFVANRVSKYAAYQIHLSGDMFPPQAILPTGLPGESKWKRS comes from the coding sequence ATGCATTGGATGCACAAGAGGAAGAGCTCAGGAAACAGAAGGAAGAGCTCAGGAAACAGAAGGAAGAGCTCAGGAAACAGAGGGAAGAGCTCAGGAAACAGAAGGAAGAGCTCAGGAAACAGAGGGAAGAGCTCAGGAAACAGAAGGAAGAGCTCAGGAAACAGAAGGAAGAGCTCAGGAAACAGAAGGGAAGAGCTCAGGAAACAGAAGGAAGAGCTCAGGAAACAGAAGAAGAGCTCAGGAAACAGAGGAAGAGCTCAGGAAACAGAGGGAAGAGCTCAGGAAACAGAAGGAAGAGCTCAGGAAACAGAAGGAAGAGCTCAGGAAACAGAAGGAAGAGCTCAGGAAACAGAAGGAAGAGCTCAGGAAACAGAAGGAAGAGCTCAGGAAACAGAAGGAAGAGCTCAGGAAACAGAAGGAAGAGCTCAGGAAACAGAAGGAAGAGCTCAGGAAACAGAGGGAAGAGCTCAGGAAACAGAAGGAAGAGCTCAGGAAACAGAAGGAAGAGCTCAGGAAACAGAGGGAAGAGCTCAGGAAACAGAAGGAAGAGCTCAGGAAACAGAGGAAGAGCTCAGGAAACAGAAGGAAGAGCTCAGGAAACAGAAGGAAGAGCTCAGGAAACAGAAGGAAGAGCTCAGGAAACAGAGGGAAGAGCTCAGGAAACAGAAGGAAGAGCTCAGGAAACAGAGGGAAGAGCTCAGGAAACAGAAGGAAGAGCTCAGGAAACAGAGGGAGGAACTGGAAATGGAAGTGGAAATAGCCGCATCAAGGGCTAAAATGAATGTGCTAAGACGCTCTGGAAGGTCTCGTGCTGCAAGTAACTCATCTGTGAGTCCCAATGGCATGCATTCTTATTTGGAAAGGGGACGAAAGGAAGCCACACTCAGTGCTGGAGCAAAAACATTTGTGCCTGACACAAACAGGCCTACAGGTGGCCAGTCTGACGCACAGTTTTCGCACAGAGAACATGAAGTAGCCAATGGACATCTGCAACATCAAGCCACAAGAATCTCAGAGGCCAATATACATCAAAGTTCAACACAATCACATCCACAGTTACAGCACCAAAGCAATCACCCAGCAGCACTGGCACCAAGCAGCCGTGCTCAGAACCCATTACTTAATGTCTTAGAAagacaaaatgaaataacatccatgttgGTTCAGCAACAGTCTCTTTCTTTTCTGCCTAAAAGAGAAATTCAGATTTTTGATGGCTCTCCATTTCAATACCAAGCATTCATAAGAGCTTTTGAGCACAGCTTTGAGGAGAAGACTCACAATCCTAAAGACCGCCTGTATTTTCTCGAACAGTACACCAGGGGGCAGCCTTTGGAGCTTGTCAGAAGCTGTCAGCATATGGCCCATGACAGAGGATATGCCAAAGCAAAGGCTTTGCTACAGGAGCATTTTGGTAATGCACAGAAAATAGTTTCAGCTTACATGGAAAAGGCTCTTTCATGGCAGCCAATAAGAGTAGAAGATGTGCGAGCTCTGCAAGCTTACGGTCTCTTTCTGAGAGGATGCTGCAATGTCATGGAAGAGTTGGAATTCATGTGTGAGTTGAACATGCCTAGCAATATGCTAGCCATCATAAAAAAGTTGCCCTACAAATATAGGGACAAATGGAGAACTCTGGCCTATGACTTACAGAAAAGGCAGGGCCGGAGAGCTACATTCACTGATATTGTTAACTTCATTAAAAGACAGGTGGATATTGTGAGTGATCCACTGTTTGGAGATATACAGGATACTCCACCAGCAGCCAACAAAGATGTGAGGAAAGCTACATTTGAACCTCGTTCAAGGATGAGGGGAAGCAGCTTTGCTACTACTATTACGACAGCCAATAAAGTGGAACCTGGAATAAGAATGAAGGAGAGAGGCTCACTAGATACAACTGTTTGCCTGTTTTGTGGAGGTGGACATACACTGGATCTGTGTTTTCAACTGGAAAGAAAGGCTCATAGTGAGAAAATCGCTTTCTTGAGGGAACATGGTGTGTGTTTTGGATGCTTGTGTATTGGGCACATGAGTAAAGACTGCAGGAAACGCCTCTCGTGCAAAGTATGCAGTCTGAAGCACCCAAGCATACTTCATATCTaccagaaagagaaagaaaatgaCACAATGCAAGCTAAAGGAAAAGCTGTAAGCAGTGCTCTGATCTCCGTTCAGTCCAGTGGTCTTACAGGGGCCGGTGAGCCAGATTGTACTCTCTCCATAGTGCCCATTCAAGTAAAGTCTAAGAAGGGACATGAAACAATCATAACATATGCCTTCCTGGATCCTGGGAGCTCAGCATCATTCTGCACGGAGCGGCTGATGAACAAACTGAATCTCAGGGGAAGAAGAACAGACATTCTCCTTCGGACAATGGGTCAGGAGAAAATAGTTGGAAGTCACATTGTTTCTGACCTGCATGTGGCTGGATTAGACAGCAGTCATTATTGTGAGCTGCCTGACACCTACACCCAGAAAACTATGCCAGTTCATCGAGGCAACATTCCTCGTCAGAAAGACCTTCAGAGATGGCCACACCTGAAACATGTAATGATTACTGAGATTGATTCAGATGTGGACCTGTTGATTGGAACTGATGTTCCTCAGGCACTGGAGCCTTGGGAAGTTATTCGGAGTGTAGACGGAGGCCCATACGCAGTCAAAACTATGCTGGGTTGGACTGTCAATGCACCTCTCAGAGGAGACAGGAGTAGTGAAATGACTTGTGGACAGCCAGATGTCACTGTCAATAGGATATCTGTTGCAAACCTTGAAGATCTGTGGAAGCAGCAGCTAAAGGCTGATTTCCCTGAGTGCAGTCAGGATGAGCAGATGGGACCGTCAAGAGAGGACTGTCACTTTATGGAGTACGTCACAAAGTCTGCTAAGTTGATGGATGGCCATTACTGTATTGGCTTACCTTTAAGGAAAAGGGATGTTAGTATGCCAAACAACAGGAGAGTAGCAGAACAACGTACACTGAGCCTCAAGAGAAGGTTTGATAAAGATGTTTCATTTCATGCTGATTACACCGCTTTCATGAATGACATCCTTTCAAAGGGCTATGCAGAGAAAGTGCCAGTTGTGGATCTGGAACGCAGTGACGGCAGGGTATGGTATATACCACACCACGGTGTATACCACCCAAAGAAGAAAAAGATCAGGGTCGTATTTGACTGTGCAGCTACCTTCCAGGGAACATCGCTGAATGCGCAGCTCCTACAGGGACCAGATCTTACCAGCACACTGGTTGGAGTCATGACAAGATTCAGAAAGGAACCTGTTGTACTCATGGCAGACATTGAAGCCATGTTCCATCAGGTTCGAGTACCAGCTGAGGATTCGGATCTGTTGAGGTTTCTCTGGTGGCCAAATGGAGATCATCATCAGAACTTAGAAGAGCACAGAATGGTTGCACATCTGTTTGGAGCTACATCGTCGCCAAGTTGTGCTAGTTTTGCCCTTAGAAAGTGTGCAGAGGACCATCGGGAGCAGTTCAGTCCCAAAGTAATCAACACTGTCCTGCACAATTTCTATGTTGATGATTGTCTAACATCAGTGGTTtcagaggaggaggcagtggaACTCTATCATGACCTTTGTGCACTTTGTGCTCAAGGGGGCTTTCATCTCACAAAGTGGATTAGCAACAGACGTACCGTGCTTGCTGCTATACCTTCAATGGAGAGAGCGAAAGAAGTTAAGGATCTGGACTTGGATAATGACACACTCCCTGTGGAAAGAGCATTGGGCGTACAGTGGTGTGTTGAGTCAGATGTCTTTAAGTTCAAGATCATGATCAAGGACAAACCCATAACCAGAAGAGGGATCCTTTCCATGGTCAGCTCAATATTTGACCCATTAGGAATATTGGCACCTGTGGTCCTATCAGCCAAGATGATTCTTCAAGACTTGTGCAGAAGAGAACTTGGTTGGGATGATATTATACCAGCCTCAGCTGCACAAGAGTGGAACAATTGGCTGAAGGAGCTCTGCAATCTCGAAGAGTTTAAAGTTGACAGATGCCTAAAACCGGTGGATTTTGGGGAAGTGACCTCTGCTCAGCTACACCACTTCGCAGATGCAAGCGAAGACGGCTATGGAACAGTGACTTACCTGTTATTACATAACATCAAAGCACAAGTGCACTGTGTTTTCATTATGGGAAAAGCTAGAGTGGCCCCATTGAAACCAATAACCATCCCTCGAATGGAATTGACGGCTGCCGTGGTTGCAAGTCGTATGGACAAGATGTGTAGGAAGGAGCTGCAAATGCAACTTAAAGACTCCATCTTTTGGACTGATAGTACTTCCGTAATGAAGTACATCAGTAATGAGACATTAAGGTTTCGAACCTTCGTCGCAAACAGGGTTTCAAAATACGCAGCGTATCAAATCCATCTCAGTGGAGATATGTTCCCACCGCAAGCAATCCTGCCGACTGGGCTTCCAGGGGAGTCAAAGTGGAAACGCTCCTGA